The following are from one region of the Gloeomargarita lithophora Alchichica-D10 genome:
- a CDS encoding PP2C family protein-serine/threonine phosphatase, which yields MQVLSYRRRFGLLILIMNGVALVVAAVVVLILFRATVRENLERLRETNNSQARLLEEIFWQTKDSHITANIMREAARRFTGSARTGEYVVLIPVPKSENFQVFVSRWDDSEMELEVQVKSRNTLLKDGGLLAAMADPRPTSRLGIVRLQTGKEVLAAIEPVQGLNWVISNQIHLSEVREPFLHASLYALGVAIVVNILGAFLFLQVSNPIVQRLERLNEELEERVQQRTAELAAANARIQQLNTQLHSDNLRLSAELDVARRLQALSLPRPEELAHTPHLAISGVMHPANEVGGDYYDVYPQGQQTWLSIGDITGHGLESGVLMLMTQVAVRTLLTYGEPCGAHLLNILNQVIYDSVARMGYGRTLTLTLIYHDQGQLCITGQHEEVIILRTSGDWERIDTLDLGFPLALERDIQPYVQKRLVQLEPGDGGILFTDGITEAENPQGELYGIERLCQVAQKHWHQPVEAIQQAILADVTTYIGTAEILDDMALVVFKFQPDGTYPPNPGATPRES from the coding sequence ATGCAGGTGCTCAGCTACCGGCGACGATTTGGGTTGCTGATCCTGATTATGAATGGGGTCGCCCTGGTGGTGGCGGCGGTGGTGGTCTTGATTCTGTTTCGGGCTACGGTGCGGGAAAATTTGGAACGGCTCCGGGAAACCAACAATAGTCAAGCCCGCTTATTAGAAGAGATTTTTTGGCAGACTAAAGACTCCCATATTACCGCCAATATCATGCGGGAGGCCGCCCGGCGCTTTACCGGTTCCGCCCGCACCGGGGAATATGTGGTGTTGATTCCGGTGCCCAAAAGCGAGAATTTTCAGGTTTTCGTCAGCCGTTGGGATGACTCGGAAATGGAACTGGAGGTGCAGGTCAAATCCCGCAATACTCTGTTAAAAGATGGGGGGCTGTTGGCCGCTATGGCAGACCCCCGACCGACCAGCCGTTTGGGGATCGTGCGGTTGCAGACCGGGAAAGAGGTGCTGGCCGCCATTGAACCGGTACAGGGTTTGAATTGGGTCATCTCCAACCAGATTCACCTGAGCGAAGTGCGCGAACCGTTTCTCCACGCCAGTTTGTACGCCCTGGGGGTGGCGATTGTGGTGAATATTTTGGGGGCGTTTTTATTCCTACAGGTGAGTAACCCGATCGTGCAACGGTTGGAACGCCTGAATGAAGAGCTAGAAGAGCGGGTGCAACAACGGACAGCCGAATTGGCCGCAGCCAACGCCCGGATTCAACAACTTAACACCCAACTGCATTCGGATAATCTGCGCCTGAGTGCGGAATTGGATGTCGCCCGCCGCCTGCAAGCCCTGTCTTTGCCCCGGCCAGAGGAATTGGCGCATACCCCGCACTTGGCAATTAGTGGCGTGATGCACCCGGCCAACGAGGTGGGGGGGGATTACTACGATGTCTATCCCCAGGGGCAACAAACCTGGCTGAGTATTGGAGATATTACCGGGCATGGCCTAGAAAGTGGCGTACTGATGCTGATGACCCAGGTGGCGGTGCGTACCCTGCTCACCTACGGTGAACCCTGCGGTGCCCACCTGCTGAATATCCTCAACCAGGTGATCTATGACAGCGTGGCGCGCATGGGCTATGGCCGCACCCTCACCCTGACGCTGATTTACCACGACCAAGGGCAGTTGTGTATCACCGGCCAACACGAGGAAGTGATTATTCTGCGTACCAGCGGCGACTGGGAACGGATTGACACCCTGGATTTGGGGTTTCCCCTGGCGTTGGAACGGGACATTCAACCCTACGTCCAGAAACGCCTGGTGCAGTTAGAACCGGGGGATGGCGGTATTCTATTCACCGATGGCATCACCGAAGCGGAAAACCCCCAGGGGGAACTCTACGGCATCGAACGCCTGTGCCAGGTGGCCCAAAAACACTGGCATCAGCCGGTAGAAGCCATCCAGCAGGCGATTTTAGCCGATGTCACCACCTATATTGGCACGGCGGAAATCCTGGATGATATGGCCTTGGTGGTCTTTAAGTTTCAACCGGACGGGACATATCCCCCCAATCCGGGCGCGACCCCAAGGGAATCGTAA
- a CDS encoding ATP phosphoribosyltransferase regulatory subunit: protein MTFQPPTGSRDLLPLEVIQKTWIRERLQGAFHRWGYQRVVTPTLERLDTLVAGGRVRPERVVQIQDRDGIYGLRPDVTASIARVAASRWGQVHQPQRLYYVANVFRPHPQRGHCQESYQVGVELLGAGGLLADGEMLRLLQDGLTAMHLPPWRVILGEAGLTRSWIQGLPPAWQTPVTQGLIHLDRVALGQLPSPWRESALAWLDLRGAPPSVLQRLANWELTPAQRQRVHHLKSLVELLPAGFPLVLDLSLLQPWDYYTGIVLQVAVTQGQTVQLVGQGGRYDDLIGTYHPQGKTVPGIGFSLNLETLHQQLLPLGILPQYPASADWVVIPQGENAYRAALDHAQHLRQQYPHQRVELALEPPPEPPQQGLVWVDGTGLVSSLAMGG from the coding sequence ATGACCTTCCAGCCGCCCACGGGGAGCCGGGATTTATTGCCCCTGGAGGTGATCCAGAAAACCTGGATTCGGGAGCGGTTGCAGGGGGCGTTTCACCGCTGGGGCTATCAACGGGTGGTCACCCCCACCCTGGAGCGCTTGGATACCCTGGTGGCGGGGGGACGGGTGCGCCCGGAACGGGTGGTACAAATTCAAGACCGGGATGGGATTTATGGCCTGCGCCCGGATGTCACCGCTTCGATTGCGCGGGTGGCGGCCAGTCGTTGGGGGCAGGTGCATCAGCCCCAGCGGCTGTATTATGTGGCGAATGTGTTTCGTCCCCATCCCCAGCGGGGGCATTGTCAAGAGTCCTATCAGGTGGGCGTTGAACTCCTGGGAGCCGGGGGATTGCTGGCCGACGGGGAAATGTTGCGGCTTTTACAGGATGGATTAACCGCCATGCACTTACCCCCGTGGCGGGTGATTTTGGGGGAAGCCGGGTTGACCCGCTCCTGGATTCAGGGCTTGCCCCCGGCATGGCAGACCCCGGTAACCCAGGGATTAATCCATTTAGACCGGGTGGCTCTGGGGCAATTGCCCTCCCCCTGGCGAGAATCTGCCCTCGCTTGGCTGGATTTACGGGGGGCACCGCCGAGCGTCTTGCAACGGTTGGCAAATTGGGAACTCACCCCGGCGCAACGGCAGCGGGTGCATCATCTCAAGTCTTTGGTGGAGCTATTACCGGCGGGTTTTCCCTTGGTGTTGGATTTGAGTTTGCTCCAGCCTTGGGATTATTACACCGGCATTGTCCTGCAAGTAGCGGTAACCCAGGGGCAAACGGTGCAGTTGGTGGGGCAGGGGGGGCGTTATGATGACCTGATTGGCACCTATCATCCCCAGGGCAAAACCGTGCCGGGGATTGGCTTTTCCCTGAATTTGGAAACCCTGCATCAGCAGTTATTACCCCTGGGAATTTTGCCCCAGTATCCTGCCTCCGCCGACTGGGTGGTGATTCCCCAGGGGGAGAATGCTTACCGAGCCGCCCTGGATCACGCCCAGCACCTGCGGCAACAATACCCCCACCAGCGGGTGGAATTGGCCCTGGAGCCGCCGCCGGAACCGCCCCAACAGGGGTTGGTCTGGGTGGATGGCACTGGTCTGGTTTCGTCCCTGGCGATGGGTGGATGA
- a CDS encoding J domain-containing protein: MDFSIQQGLGRYQQVDYHAILGVPLDAGPQDIRRRYMRVARTLHPDTTGHLSEADRQIAAQILSRLVNPAYEKLFNDKVRAEHNLILKMIGQRVAQDTLPFETEAANLLLRQADAETYYRETLEQLHQRQFAVPRQTMQVINEISELNLAMLRWQYAGNTVAFVNRPAPAPAPSTPPAAHTPAPAPQTTTPEPAKPSFLDQFYNRAEELVRMKDYPGALRELDDALKLDSGDARCLSLKGYVYLQTNQLKMAKIHFERALKRDKNNARAGQGLEVVEKMLAKQTKENEAKASPEKKKGKGLFGFFGK; the protein is encoded by the coding sequence ATGGATTTCAGCATTCAACAAGGACTGGGACGCTATCAGCAAGTGGATTACCATGCCATTTTGGGGGTGCCTTTGGATGCGGGTCCCCAGGATATTCGTCGCCGGTATATGCGGGTTGCCCGTACCCTGCACCCGGACACCACCGGCCATCTGAGTGAAGCCGACCGGCAGATTGCCGCCCAAATTCTCTCCCGTCTGGTGAATCCAGCCTACGAAAAATTGTTTAACGACAAAGTACGGGCGGAGCATAACCTGATTTTGAAAATGATCGGCCAACGGGTCGCCCAGGACACCCTCCCCTTTGAAACCGAAGCCGCCAACCTCCTCCTGCGCCAAGCCGATGCGGAAACCTACTACCGGGAAACCCTGGAGCAACTGCACCAGCGGCAATTTGCGGTACCCCGTCAGACGATGCAGGTGATCAACGAAATCAGCGAACTGAACCTTGCCATGTTGCGCTGGCAGTACGCTGGCAATACGGTGGCCTTTGTCAATCGTCCCGCTCCGGCACCGGCTCCTTCCACACCCCCCGCCGCCCACACCCCGGCACCCGCCCCCCAAACGACCACCCCGGAACCCGCCAAGCCTTCATTTTTAGACCAGTTTTACAATCGGGCGGAAGAACTGGTACGCATGAAGGACTACCCCGGTGCCCTGCGGGAATTGGACGATGCGTTGAAACTGGACAGCGGCGATGCCCGTTGTTTGAGCCTGAAAGGGTATGTTTATCTCCAGACCAACCAACTAAAAATGGCGAAAATCCATTTTGAACGGGCATTGAAACGGGATAAAAACAACGCCCGCGCCGGTCAAGGGTTAGAAGTGGTAGAGAAAATGCTGGCCAAGCAAACTAAAGAAAATGAAGCCAAGGCCAGCCCGGAGAAGAAAAAAGGTAAAGGTCTGTTTGGTTTCTTTGGCAAATGA
- a CDS encoding PhzF family phenazine biosynthesis protein yields the protein MISPTPQRSSILLYQVDAFTQKLFGGNPAAVCPLAEPLAPALCQAIALENQLSETAFLWPDGTGGYHIRWFTPTREVDLCGHATLAAAYVVGEFIEPGCAQVRFQSRQETLTVRKQGDLWELDFPRWPLTPAEPTADLIAGLGLTPQEVWRSPRDILAVVADPALVQTLQPDVPQLAQLDCLGVIVTAPGQGVDFVSRFFAPQAGIPEDPVTGSAHCALVPYWGERLGKTEVHARQLSPRGGELWCTLTPERVLIRGGAVCYLTGQIHLGANIAQIPK from the coding sequence ATGATTTCGCCTACGCCCCAACGCTCATCCATATTACTGTACCAGGTGGATGCCTTTACCCAAAAACTATTTGGGGGCAATCCCGCCGCCGTGTGTCCCCTGGCGGAACCCCTCGCCCCGGCATTGTGTCAGGCCATTGCCCTGGAAAATCAACTCTCGGAGACGGCGTTTCTCTGGCCGGATGGGACGGGGGGCTATCATATTCGCTGGTTTACGCCCACCCGTGAAGTGGATTTGTGCGGTCATGCTACCCTGGCGGCGGCCTATGTGGTGGGGGAATTTATCGAACCGGGTTGTGCCCAGGTGCGGTTCCAGAGTCGCCAAGAAACCCTAACCGTTCGTAAACAAGGGGATTTATGGGAATTGGATTTTCCCCGCTGGCCGTTGACCCCCGCTGAACCAACGGCGGATTTAATTGCTGGGTTGGGACTCACTCCCCAGGAGGTCTGGCGCAGCCCCAGGGATATTTTGGCGGTGGTCGCTGACCCGGCCTTGGTGCAAACCCTGCAACCGGATGTCCCACAACTGGCGCAACTGGACTGTTTGGGGGTGATCGTCACCGCTCCGGGTCAGGGAGTGGATTTTGTTTCTCGGTTTTTTGCCCCCCAAGCGGGTATCCCGGAAGACCCGGTGACGGGTTCGGCCCATTGTGCCCTGGTGCCCTACTGGGGAGAACGCTTGGGCAAAACCGAAGTCCACGCCCGCCAACTCTCCCCCCGGGGCGGCGAATTGTGGTGTACCTTAACGCCGGAACGGGTGCTGATCCGGGGCGGGGCGGTTTGTTACCTCACGGGGCAGATTCACTTGGGAGCAAACATTGCCCAAATCCCTAAATAA
- a CDS encoding DUF4189 domain-containing protein: MANSWGASVRWLGVGVVMAVALVTVPAPAGKTQPDTFGAISWSKRTGARGYGWGYNNRGAAENRAQRECEATAGTGDCRVLLWFRNACGSIAQTSGGAVGTGWGSNPGLAEKYALQSCSQYGSCRVSRTFCSNQ, from the coding sequence ATGGCTAATTCCTGGGGGGCATCGGTGCGGTGGTTGGGGGTAGGGGTGGTGATGGCGGTGGCACTGGTGACCGTACCGGCGCCCGCTGGGAAAACCCAACCGGATACCTTTGGAGCGATCAGTTGGTCAAAACGGACGGGCGCCCGGGGTTATGGTTGGGGTTACAACAACCGGGGGGCAGCGGAAAATCGGGCCCAACGGGAATGTGAAGCCACTGCCGGGACGGGGGACTGTCGGGTATTGTTGTGGTTTCGCAACGCCTGCGGTTCCATTGCCCAAACCAGCGGTGGGGCGGTGGGCACGGGCTGGGGGAGCAATCCCGGTCTGGCCGAAAAGTATGCCCTGCAATCCTGTAGCCAGTACGGTTCCTGCCGGGTCTCCCGCACGTTTTGTTCTAATCAGTAG
- a CDS encoding DUF4189 domain-containing protein: MPGTPVVSNACGSSAETRDEAVGTGWGSSPGLAEKYALQSCSQYESCRVSHIFCYA; encoded by the coding sequence TTGCCGGGTACTCCTGTGGTTTCCAATGCCTGTGGTTCGAGTGCTGAAACCCGGGATGAGGCGGTGGGTACGGGCTGGGGGAGCAGTCCTGGTCTCGCCGAAAAGTATGCCCTACAATCCTGTAGCCAGTACGAGTCGTGCCGGGTCTCCCACATATTTTGTTATGCTTGA